In Sulfurimonas hongkongensis, a single genomic region encodes these proteins:
- a CDS encoding OmpA family protein, whose product MKKIIISSVAMALLVFSGCADKEPAVDERVQEEVVVAQEAEPVRTEVVSAEDSSIDENAMSSSDSNEMNMANLEKDLSTVYFDFDKFNIRPDMQSRVTDSANVANGAASAFTVKLEGNCDEWGSDEYNFALGLKRASSVKKALVSEGVSESRITMVSYGESNPVCTEKTRECWAQNRRVDFKLLP is encoded by the coding sequence ATGAAAAAAATCATAATCTCAAGTGTTGCAATGGCACTTTTAGTTTTTAGTGGGTGTGCTGATAAAGAACCAGCAGTTGATGAGAGAGTCCAAGAAGAAGTAGTGGTGGCTCAAGAGGCTGAACCTGTAAGAACAGAAGTTGTTTCGGCAGAAGACTCTTCTATAGATGAAAATGCAATGTCTAGTTCAGATTCAAATGAGATGAATATGGCAAACTTAGAAAAAGATCTATCCACTGTTTATTTTGACTTTGATAAGTTTAATATCCGTCCTGATATGCAAAGTAGAGTTACAGATAGTGCAAATGTAGCAAATGGTGCTGCTAGTGCTTTTACTGTCAAACTCGAAGGTAATTGTGATGAGTGGGGAAGTGACGAGTATAACTTCGCACTAGGACTAAAAAGAGCATCTAGTGTAAAAAAAGCACTTGTTTCTGAGGGTGTTAGTGAGAGTCGTATCACAATGGTAAGTTATGGTGAGAGCAATCCAGTTTGTACTGAGAAAACTCGAGAATGTTGGGCACAAAACCGCCGAGTTGATTTTAAACTTCTCCCATAA
- the tolB gene encoding Tol-Pal system protein TolB yields the protein MRILLIFLFVFGVSYAGDATIEVIKKVESLPSMAVEDSSISYDDTFKESFFKTLVADLNVLSLFNVDRHHRKTHFNDTSVMVENKDMDYVLRYKMHQDDFGALNVELKLISKENIVLKKQYKINRKNVFMFVAHTIAYDINEYMKAPPVEWMKRRVIFSRVVAPQKTEIVISDYTLAYQHTVIKGGFNIFPKWANKNQDEFYYTSLEGKKPTLKHVNIKTGKSKSIISSDGMMVCSDVSKDSKRLLLTMAPNGQPDVYLYDVASTQSKKLTSYGGIDVNGQFLDDETIVFVSGRLGYPNIFSKKIGSRSVEQMVYYGKSNSASSTFGDYIVYKSRESSNAFSANTFNLHLISTKTDFIRRLTATGINEFPKFSIDGDAILFIKNYKSQSSIGIIRLNHNKNYLFPLKYGRLQAMDW from the coding sequence TTGAGAATATTGTTGATTTTTTTATTTGTGTTTGGTGTCTCGTATGCAGGTGATGCAACTATAGAGGTTATAAAAAAAGTGGAATCTCTACCTAGCATGGCAGTAGAAGACTCATCAATTAGTTATGATGACACATTTAAAGAGAGTTTTTTTAAAACCCTTGTTGCTGATTTGAATGTTCTCTCACTCTTTAATGTAGATAGACATCATCGTAAAACACATTTTAATGATACGAGCGTAATGGTTGAAAACAAAGATATGGACTATGTTTTAAGATATAAGATGCATCAAGATGATTTTGGTGCTTTAAATGTTGAGTTAAAACTTATAAGCAAAGAAAATATTGTCTTAAAAAAACAATACAAGATCAATAGAAAAAATGTCTTTATGTTTGTAGCTCACACTATTGCTTATGATATAAATGAATACATGAAAGCTCCTCCAGTTGAGTGGATGAAGCGAAGAGTGATATTTTCAAGAGTAGTAGCTCCTCAAAAAACAGAGATAGTTATATCAGACTATACGCTCGCATATCAGCACACTGTGATAAAAGGTGGGTTTAATATTTTTCCAAAATGGGCAAATAAAAACCAAGATGAATTTTACTATACATCTCTAGAAGGCAAAAAACCAACACTTAAGCATGTAAATATTAAAACAGGCAAGAGCAAATCTATAATCTCTTCAGATGGTATGATGGTATGTTCAGATGTCAGTAAAGACTCAAAAAGGTTACTTTTAACTATGGCTCCCAATGGTCAACCTGATGTCTATCTTTATGATGTAGCTTCAACTCAGAGCAAAAAGCTTACAAGCTATGGTGGAATAGACGTAAATGGTCAGTTTTTAGATGATGAGACTATAGTATTTGTTTCAGGAAGATTAGGTTATCCAAATATTTTTTCTAAAAAGATTGGAAGTCGTAGTGTTGAACAGATGGTTTATTATGGTAAAAGTAACTCAGCATCTAGCACTTTTGGAGATTATATAGTTTATAAATCAAGAGAGAGTTCAAATGCTTTTTCTGCAAATACATTTAATTTGCATCTAATTTCTACCAAAACAGATTTTATAAGAAGGCTTACAGCTACTGGTATAAATGAGTTTCCTAAGTTCTCAATAGATGGAGATGCCATCCTTTTTATAAAAAATTACAAATCTCAAAGCTCTATTGGTATTATAAGATTAAATCACAATAAAAACTATCTCTTTCCTCTTAAATATGGAAGATTGCAAGCGATGGATTGGTAA
- the fabD gene encoding ACP S-malonyltransferase, with translation MSKIAMIFAGQGSQAIGMGRDFYENSNLAKEMFEKASQRVGVDFKELIFQENEKLNQTAYTQPAILLVQMIAYKLFKDACPDVKATVFLGHSLGEFSALCASGAIDYLDAVELVHNRGALMQEACQTIEAGMMAIVGLDDANVELICEDAQAQGKKVWPANYNQDGQLVVAGMKEDLVSLEQTFKDAGAKRALLLNMSVASHCEILASAQEPLKIIMDGMIKNNFEAPVISNVTTKPYSTKSDAVSLLKEQLVKPVKYKQSILAIADDIDMAIEFGNGATLKGLNRRIAKELTTLNISDMASLKSVVEEICK, from the coding sequence ATGAGTAAAATAGCAATGATATTTGCAGGGCAGGGTAGCCAAGCAATTGGAATGGGTAGAGATTTTTATGAAAACTCAAATCTAGCTAAAGAGATGTTTGAAAAAGCTTCACAAAGGGTAGGTGTTGATTTTAAAGAGTTGATATTCCAGGAGAATGAAAAACTTAATCAAACAGCTTATACACAGCCTGCCATTCTTTTGGTACAGATGATAGCCTACAAACTTTTCAAAGATGCTTGTCCTGATGTTAAAGCTACGGTGTTTTTGGGTCATTCACTAGGAGAATTCTCCGCACTATGTGCTAGTGGAGCAATAGACTATCTTGATGCAGTAGAACTTGTACATAATCGTGGTGCACTTATGCAAGAAGCATGTCAGACAATAGAAGCTGGGATGATGGCAATAGTTGGACTTGATGATGCAAATGTTGAGTTAATCTGCGAAGATGCACAAGCACAAGGTAAAAAAGTGTGGCCTGCAAACTACAACCAAGATGGACAACTTGTTGTTGCTGGAATGAAAGAGGACTTAGTCTCACTAGAGCAGACTTTTAAAGATGCAGGTGCAAAGAGAGCACTACTGCTAAATATGTCTGTTGCATCTCATTGTGAAATCTTAGCATCAGCACAAGAACCACTAAAGATAATAATGGATGGCATGATAAAAAACAACTTTGAAGCACCTGTAATTTCAAATGTAACAACTAAACCATACAGTACAAAATCCGATGCTGTATCTTTATTAAAAGAGCAACTTGTAAAGCCTGTAAAATATAAGCAATCAATCTTAGCAATTGCTGATGATATTGACATGGCAATAGAGTTTGGTAATGGAGCTACTCTAAAAGGTTTAAACAGAAGAATAGCAAAAGAGCTAACAACTCTAAATATATCTGATATGGCAAGCCTAAAGAGTGTTGTAGAAGAGATTTGTAAATAA
- a CDS encoding MotA/TolQ/ExbB proton channel family protein, with protein MINNFIDFYLKSHPVTLGVLALLSIYFIVLNWVFFYRYFSINNWLKTESNSLESLLMGASSVSDSSFLNNFIKTSSSVNKEILDLAMLAATKEATKGLSLLSVFASTTPFIGLFGTVVSILDTFTHIGQSSGSMSIISGGVSDALIATAAGIFVAIFAYSYHQILKRSSFELVGFIQMQSEAILARKNN; from the coding sequence ATGATTAACAATTTTATTGATTTTTATCTTAAAAGTCACCCAGTAACTTTGGGTGTATTGGCTCTTTTGTCGATATACTTCATAGTTTTAAATTGGGTGTTTTTTTATCGCTATTTCTCTATAAATAACTGGCTTAAAACTGAAAGCAATTCACTAGAGTCCCTTCTTATGGGAGCTTCATCTGTTAGTGATAGCTCGTTTTTAAATAATTTTATAAAAACAAGCTCAAGTGTAAATAAAGAAATTTTGGACCTTGCAATGCTAGCAGCTACAAAAGAGGCTACAAAAGGTCTTTCACTTCTGTCTGTATTTGCATCTACTACCCCTTTTATAGGACTTTTTGGAACAGTTGTCTCTATACTCGATACTTTTACTCATATAGGTCAAAGTAGTGGAAGTATGTCTATTATTTCTGGCGGTGTCTCAGATGCACTCATAGCAACTGCTGCTGGTATCTTTGTAGCTATATTTGCATATTCTTATCATCAAATCTTAAAAAGAAGTTCATTTGAACTTGTTGGATTTATCCAGATGCAAAGCGAAGCTATATTAGCTAGAAAAAACAACTAA
- the atpC gene encoding ATP synthase F1 subunit epsilon: MDKLKLEILTPNGEIFNDVVVSVTLPGEEGEFGVLPHHASLTTLLDAGVIDIEKDDKTVESILINWGVVQVDEAKAIVLVEGAVAIRGDSESAVANALEDAKQLISDIADSNPAIASATARIESAAKRLL, translated from the coding sequence ATGGATAAGTTAAAACTTGAGATCCTAACTCCTAATGGTGAAATCTTTAACGATGTCGTCGTTAGCGTAACTCTTCCAGGTGAAGAGGGAGAGTTCGGTGTTTTACCACATCATGCATCTTTAACAACTCTGTTAGATGCTGGTGTTATAGACATTGAAAAAGATGATAAAACAGTTGAATCAATCCTAATAAACTGGGGTGTAGTTCAAGTTGATGAAGCTAAAGCTATCGTCTTAGTTGAAGGTGCTGTTGCTATTCGTGGTGATAGTGAAAGTGCTGTTGCTAATGCTCTAGAAGATGCAAAACAGCTTATTAGTGATATTGCGGATTCAAATCCAGCAATAGCATCTGCTACAGCTAGAATAGAATCAGCAGCTAAAAGATTGTTATAG
- a CDS encoding FKBP-type peptidyl-prolyl cis-trans isomerase gives MAIETNQIVSLEYEVRDGDTVVDSNLGAAPLVFMFGKGQIIPGLESGIQNMAIGEKGDILVKAEDAYGVHNPDAKQEVPKDQFAGIDLEEGMTLYGQGEDGNTVQVVVQEIGDESVIIDFNHPLAGKDLMFSVTISNVRDASAEEAMSGIPAENKQEDGCCSSSDASSSSCGCD, from the coding sequence ATGGCAATAGAAACAAATCAAATAGTATCATTGGAATATGAAGTTCGTGATGGAGACACAGTTGTAGACTCAAACTTAGGCGCTGCACCATTAGTATTTATGTTTGGTAAAGGTCAAATTATTCCAGGACTAGAGAGTGGAATACAAAATATGGCTATAGGTGAAAAAGGGGATATTTTAGTAAAAGCTGAGGATGCTTATGGAGTTCACAACCCAGATGCTAAACAAGAAGTTCCTAAAGATCAATTTGCAGGAATTGATTTAGAAGAAGGGATGACTCTTTATGGGCAAGGCGAAGATGGAAATACTGTACAAGTTGTTGTTCAAGAGATAGGCGATGAGAGCGTTATAATTGACTTTAATCATCCTTTAGCAGGTAAAGATTTGATGTTTAGCGTAACTATCAGCAATGTAAGAGATGCATCTGCTGAAGAAGCAATGTCTGGTATCCCTGCTGAGAACAAACAAGAAGATGGCTGTTGCAGTTCTAGTGATGCTAGTAGCTCTAGTTGTGGATGCGACTAG
- the atpG gene encoding ATP synthase F1 subunit gamma: MANLKDIQRQIKSVTNTQKTTRAMKLVSTAKLRRAEELAKRSRLYAAKMNQVIAEIAGRIKCNRIGGIENRCFIEIENPKIVDIVFVTADKGLCGGFNIQTIKAVKKLIAEYKEKNTKVRLRGIGKKGIEFFKYNEVELFDEVTNLSSRPDKVRSDEFVMSSIEDYKDGKIDGLHIVYNGYKNMITQELHINNVLPVDTTDFECDEIRDSMLEVEAQDEEHMLDSLVSRYVKYAMYYALIDSVAAEHSARMQAMDTATNNAKEMVKSLNVEYNKARQAAITTELIEIISGVESMK; encoded by the coding sequence ATGGCAAACTTGAAAGATATTCAAAGACAGATAAAGAGTGTTACTAACACTCAAAAGACAACACGTGCAATGAAGCTTGTATCTACTGCAAAACTTCGCCGTGCTGAGGAGCTTGCAAAACGCTCTCGTCTTTATGCTGCAAAAATGAATCAGGTTATTGCCGAAATTGCTGGACGTATTAAATGCAATAGAATTGGAGGAATTGAAAATCGATGTTTTATAGAGATTGAAAATCCAAAAATTGTTGATATTGTTTTTGTAACTGCTGACAAAGGTTTATGTGGCGGTTTTAATATTCAAACTATTAAAGCTGTTAAAAAACTAATAGCAGAGTATAAAGAAAAAAACACAAAAGTGCGTCTTCGCGGAATCGGTAAAAAAGGTATTGAGTTTTTTAAGTATAATGAAGTTGAACTTTTTGATGAAGTTACAAACTTGAGTTCAAGACCTGACAAAGTAAGATCTGATGAATTTGTTATGAGCTCTATTGAAGATTATAAAGATGGTAAGATCGATGGTCTTCATATTGTCTATAATGGATACAAAAATATGATAACTCAAGAGTTACATATTAACAATGTGCTTCCTGTTGATACTACAGATTTTGAGTGTGATGAGATAAGAGACTCAATGTTAGAAGTAGAAGCTCAAGATGAAGAGCATATGTTAGATTCTTTAGTTAGTAGATATGTAAAATATGCAATGTATTATGCACTTATAGATTCAGTTGCGGCTGAGCATAGTGCTAGAATGCAGGCTATGGATACAGCAACTAACAATGCTAAAGAGATGGTTAAGTCACTAAATGTTGAATATAATAAAGCTAGACAAGCAGCTATTACTACAGAACTTATAGAGATAATAAGTGGTGTGGAGTCTATGAAATAA
- the atpD gene encoding F0F1 ATP synthase subunit beta, with protein sequence MIGKISQVMGPVVDVDFDGYLPIINEAIEVQIDLEGAKTRLVLEVAAHLGDGRVRTIAMDMSEGLVRGMEAKATGAPIKVPVGEKVLGRIFNVIGETIDGGEQVSDAPTWSIHREPPALVDQSTTTEMFETGIKVVDLLAPYSKGGKVGLFGGAGVGKTVIIMELIHNVAMGHDGLSVFAGVGERTREGNDLYHEMKDSNVLDKVALCYGQMSEPPGARNRIALTGLTMAEYFRDEKNLDVLMFIDNIFRFAQSGSEMSALLGRIPSAVGYQPTLAREMGALQDRITSTKNGSITSVQAVYVPADDLTDPAPASVFAHLDATTVLNRKIAEKGIYPAVDPLDSSSRLLDPQIIGEEHYNVARGVQQTLQKYKDLQDIIAILGMDELSEDDKNIVERARKIEKFLSQPFFVAEVFTGSPGKYVSLEDTIKGFKGILNGDYDEMPENAFYMVGGMDEAIEKAAKQKK encoded by the coding sequence ATGATTGGTAAAATAAGCCAGGTTATGGGCCCAGTTGTTGATGTTGATTTTGATGGTTATCTTCCTATAATTAACGAAGCAATTGAAGTTCAAATAGATTTAGAAGGTGCTAAAACTCGTTTAGTACTAGAAGTTGCGGCTCACTTAGGTGATGGTCGTGTAAGAACAATTGCAATGGACATGAGTGAAGGTTTAGTTCGTGGAATGGAAGCAAAAGCTACAGGCGCTCCTATTAAAGTCCCAGTTGGCGAGAAGGTATTAGGTCGTATCTTTAATGTTATTGGTGAGACTATTGATGGTGGTGAGCAAGTTAGTGATGCTCCTACTTGGTCTATTCACCGTGAGCCTCCAGCTCTAGTTGATCAATCAACTACTACAGAGATGTTTGAGACAGGTATCAAAGTTGTTGATTTACTTGCACCTTACTCTAAAGGTGGTAAAGTTGGACTATTTGGTGGTGCTGGTGTTGGTAAAACAGTTATCATTATGGAGCTTATTCACAACGTTGCAATGGGTCATGATGGTCTATCTGTATTTGCTGGTGTTGGTGAGAGAACTCGTGAAGGTAATGACCTTTATCACGAGATGAAAGACTCAAATGTACTTGATAAAGTTGCACTGTGCTACGGCCAAATGAGTGAGCCTCCAGGAGCTCGTAACCGTATTGCTCTTACTGGTCTTACTATGGCTGAGTATTTTAGAGATGAGAAAAATCTTGATGTTTTAATGTTTATTGATAATATCTTCCGTTTTGCACAATCAGGTTCTGAGATGTCTGCTCTTCTTGGACGTATTCCATCAGCAGTTGGTTATCAACCAACACTTGCTCGTGAAATGGGTGCATTGCAAGATAGAATTACATCAACAAAAAATGGATCAATCACTTCAGTTCAAGCTGTTTATGTACCAGCTGATGACCTAACTGACCCTGCTCCTGCTTCTGTTTTTGCTCACTTAGATGCAACAACAGTTCTTAACCGTAAAATTGCTGAAAAAGGTATCTACCCTGCAGTTGATCCGCTGGATTCATCTTCAAGACTGCTTGATCCACAAATTATTGGTGAAGAGCATTATAATGTAGCTCGTGGTGTTCAACAAACACTTCAAAAGTACAAAGATCTTCAAGATATCATTGCGATTCTTGGTATGGATGAACTTAGTGAAGATGATAAAAATATTGTTGAGAGAGCTCGTAAAATTGAGAAATTCTTATCTCAACCATTCTTTGTCGCAGAGGTATTTACAGGTTCACCTGGTAAATATGTCTCACTTGAAGATACTATTAAAGGTTTCAAAGGAATCTTAAATGGTGACTATGATGAAATGCCAGAAAACGCATTTTATATGGTTGGTGGTATGGATGAGGCAATTGAAAAAGCTGCAAAGCAAAAAAAATAA
- a CDS encoding 5'-methylthioadenosine/adenosylhomocysteine nucleosidase: MKIAIMGAMLEEVEPFLELSEHEPLLKYFKKYNDIEYGGNTYHEAKYKDHEIILGYSKIGKVNSTLTAATMIEKFGAEILLFTGVAGGVNPKLKIGDLIAATQLCQHDLDITAFGHPHGYVPEGAVYVKPSANLLHIAKEVADEKNIDLIGGIIATGDQFVADESRKEWIKNTFDADAIEMEGAAVAVVCDAFDIPFFIMRSISDTADEGAVEDFDEFLKHSSQRSSSFVISMLDKIK; the protein is encoded by the coding sequence ATGAAAATAGCAATAATGGGTGCAATGCTTGAAGAAGTTGAGCCCTTTTTAGAACTTAGTGAGCATGAGCCACTTTTAAAGTATTTTAAAAAGTATAATGATATTGAATATGGTGGAAATACCTATCATGAAGCAAAATATAAAGATCATGAAATTATACTTGGATATAGCAAAATTGGAAAGGTAAATTCAACTTTAACTGCTGCTACTATGATTGAAAAATTTGGTGCTGAAATTTTGTTGTTCACTGGTGTTGCAGGTGGAGTTAATCCAAAACTTAAAATTGGTGATTTGATTGCTGCTACGCAGCTATGTCAACACGATTTAGACATAACAGCGTTTGGACATCCTCATGGTTATGTACCTGAGGGAGCTGTGTATGTTAAACCTTCAGCCAACTTACTGCATATAGCTAAGGAAGTAGCTGATGAAAAAAACATTGATTTAATAGGCGGTATTATAGCTACTGGAGATCAGTTTGTAGCAGATGAATCTAGAAAAGAGTGGATAAAAAATACATTTGATGCAGATGCTATAGAGATGGAAGGTGCTGCTGTTGCTGTTGTATGTGATGCTTTTGATATACCATTTTTTATTATGCGCTCAATTAGTGATACTGCAGATGAGGGAGCAGTTGAAGATTTTGATGAATTTTTAAAGCATTCATCACAAAGAAGCAGTAGTTTTGTAATATCTATGTTGGATAAAATAAAGTAA
- a CDS encoding TonB C-terminal domain-containing protein, protein MDSNNTYFYTSGLISISLFIFFLFLIIQTLFSNSKIDAYALKKDNYISISLEMPKVQKSTKATPQKQVEQATPVESKEINIDELFSDVWTKDVKKIKPKKKKVDNKRFQDIAKRSKIIDQKITSKSSQKVLADDMVKNSDDSQKDSSADAVNEYFAKIQALVYQNFFPPSNSEGHSVKAVIELSSIGKVIDFRILTYSANSALNEESDKIKDRLLGVLFPINPQNKSGNYTIVLKAKE, encoded by the coding sequence ATGGATAGTAATAACACATATTTTTACACCAGCGGTCTTATCTCTATATCGCTTTTTATTTTCTTTTTATTTTTAATCATCCAAACTCTTTTTTCAAACTCAAAGATAGATGCATATGCACTAAAAAAAGATAACTATATATCTATATCGTTAGAGATGCCAAAGGTACAAAAAAGCACAAAAGCAACACCCCAAAAACAAGTAGAACAAGCCACACCAGTTGAATCAAAAGAGATAAATATAGATGAACTATTTAGTGATGTGTGGACTAAGGATGTTAAAAAAATAAAGCCAAAAAAGAAAAAAGTTGATAATAAAAGGTTTCAAGATATTGCAAAAAGGTCTAAAATTATAGATCAAAAAATAACAAGCAAAAGCTCGCAAAAAGTGTTAGCTGATGATATGGTAAAAAATAGTGATGATTCGCAAAAAGACTCAAGTGCTGATGCGGTTAATGAATATTTTGCTAAAATTCAGGCTTTAGTTTATCAGAACTTTTTCCCGCCTTCAAACTCTGAGGGGCATAGTGTCAAAGCTGTTATAGAATTGAGCTCTATTGGAAAAGTTATAGATTTTAGGATCTTAACTTACTCTGCAAATAGTGCATTAAATGAAGAGAGTGATAAGATAAAAGACAGACTTTTAGGGGTTTTGTTTCCTATTAACCCACAAAATAAATCTGGTAATTATACTATAGTTTTAAAAGCTAAGGAGTGA
- a CDS encoding ExbD/TolR family protein, with protein MYDFEDKPELNITPLVDVMLVLLAILMVIAPNIVYEESIKLPQGSMSQQLSKIPPVHISIDKEQNIKINKDNYQLHEFMDNFFLYSKKLDLKATVLISADKTLDYGVVMSVLAAVKQAGFSEVSLATNG; from the coding sequence ATGTATGATTTTGAAGACAAACCAGAGTTAAATATTACTCCACTTGTGGATGTAATGCTGGTTTTACTAGCTATCTTAATGGTTATCGCTCCAAATATTGTATATGAAGAGAGCATTAAACTCCCACAAGGCTCTATGAGTCAGCAACTATCTAAGATCCCACCTGTACATATCTCAATAGATAAAGAGCAAAATATTAAAATAAACAAAGACAACTACCAACTGCATGAATTTATGGACAATTTCTTTCTTTATTCTAAAAAATTAGACTTAAAAGCTACTGTGCTTATTAGTGCAGATAAAACTTTGGACTATGGTGTTGTTATGTCAGTCTTAGCTGCTGTAAAACAAGCAGGTTTTTCTGAGGTTTCATTAGCTACAAATGGATAG
- a CDS encoding tetratricopeptide repeat protein — protein MPIKLLSAEPSAFGAGNLDDSQPYGLTQSEKVILQTKDKLNKVVVKSNNQANEVESLRERIDGLQTIIEGLTRKSQENKLSLQEIEKKNAQELENSNEYGKRLSEISQANASGIKEINQTLAKTKILLETIESSYVTKEEYNTLVNDFNKFKELVSKELKKDTAKKSSKLDKISNAEIEKLAKENYDKKYYTKSIEYYTHLIENNYRPARAHYMIGEMKYYRKNYAEAIAYFKKSASLYSKADYMPTLMLHTAISMDKTSDFKNAKSFYKGVISKYPDSKAADIAKTNLSKIE, from the coding sequence GTGCCAATAAAATTGCTAAGCGCTGAGCCTTCTGCTTTTGGCGCTGGTAATTTAGATGATTCCCAACCTTATGGCTTGACTCAAAGCGAAAAGGTTATCCTTCAAACAAAAGACAAACTAAATAAAGTTGTTGTAAAAAGTAACAATCAAGCTAATGAAGTTGAATCTCTACGAGAGAGAATAGACGGTCTTCAAACTATTATTGAAGGGCTTACTAGAAAATCTCAAGAAAACAAATTAAGTCTACAGGAAATAGAGAAAAAAAATGCTCAAGAGTTAGAAAATTCTAATGAGTATGGTAAACGACTTAGTGAAATCTCTCAAGCAAATGCATCAGGGATTAAAGAGATAAACCAAACTCTTGCTAAGACTAAAATTCTTCTTGAGACAATAGAGTCTTCATATGTTACAAAAGAAGAGTATAACACTTTAGTGAATGACTTTAACAAGTTTAAAGAGTTAGTTTCAAAAGAGTTAAAAAAAGATACAGCAAAAAAAAGCTCTAAGCTTGACAAGATCTCAAATGCAGAAATAGAGAAGCTAGCAAAAGAAAATTATGATAAAAAGTACTATACAAAAAGCATAGAGTATTATACTCATCTCATAGAAAACAACTATAGACCTGCAAGAGCTCACTATATGATAGGAGAGATGAAGTACTATAGAAAAAACTATGCAGAAGCAATTGCATACTTTAAAAAGAGTGCATCACTTTATTCTAAGGCTGACTATATGCCTACGTTGATGCTTCATACTGCTATCTCTATGGATAAGACATCTGACTTTAAAAATGCAAAATCTTTTTATAAAGGTGTTATATCTAAATACCCAGATTCTAAAGCAGCTGACATAGCAAAAACCAATCTTAGTAAGATAGAGTAG